The following proteins are co-located in the Pseudarthrobacter siccitolerans genome:
- a CDS encoding SDR family NAD(P)-dependent oxidoreductase: MMRVFVTGSADGLGPATAQTLLDNGHDVIVHVRNTARLGAVNDLVDRGATAVVGDLSDLEQTRGVAQKVNALGPVDAVIHNAGVLHSRDIFQVNVAAPYLLTALINRPQRLVYLSSGMHRGGHADLSRLEGGTGKVTYSDSKLYLTALAAAVARLWPDVLSNAVDPGWVPTRMGGAGAPDDLRLGHLTQEWLATSNDPAALTSGGYWFHQHREKPHPAARDERFQNGLLDHLVDITGERLA; this comes from the coding sequence ATCATGCGTGTTTTTGTCACCGGCTCTGCTGATGGTCTGGGACCGGCTACGGCGCAGACCCTTTTGGACAACGGCCACGACGTTATTGTCCATGTCCGGAATACTGCCCGTTTGGGCGCGGTAAATGATCTCGTGGATCGCGGGGCCACAGCCGTGGTGGGCGACCTCTCCGACTTGGAACAGACGCGTGGCGTCGCTCAAAAAGTCAACGCCCTCGGTCCGGTGGACGCCGTCATCCACAACGCGGGGGTCCTGCACAGCCGGGACATCTTTCAGGTCAACGTTGCGGCACCCTATCTGCTCACTGCGCTCATTAACCGGCCGCAGCGGCTGGTCTACCTCAGCAGCGGCATGCACCGCGGCGGCCACGCCGATCTCAGCAGGCTCGAAGGGGGCACGGGGAAGGTGACCTACTCGGACAGCAAGCTCTACCTCACAGCCCTTGCAGCCGCCGTCGCCCGTTTATGGCCGGACGTCCTCAGCAATGCCGTGGATCCTGGCTGGGTGCCCACCAGGATGGGCGGCGCTGGCGCCCCGGACGACCTGCGGCTCGGCCACCTGACGCAGGAATGGCTCGCCACCAGCAATGACCCGGCAGCCCTGACCAGTGGCGGTTACTGGTTCCACCAGCACCGGGAGAAGCCGCATCCTGCGGCTCGCGACGAGCGGTTCCAGAACGGACTCCTGGACCACTTGGTCGACATCACGGGCGAGCGGCTGGCCTGA
- a CDS encoding MOSC domain-containing protein: MTETYRYDVEILHLLVSPAHAYFGRARDGAADVPTFDAETAEVVAGKGIVGDRFFGKAAHMDAAVTLFAAESLETMATELEAGPFDPLATRRNVILRGAHLTPLLGQDFALESGGSVVGFHGGRPAHPCAWMNEVLAPGAHAAMRGRGGIRCRALSDGILHRGPAVLVSPVPLDPGQAGVPSLLRPGRLP; this comes from the coding sequence ATGACGGAAACCTATAGGTACGACGTCGAGATCCTGCACCTGCTGGTGTCACCCGCTCATGCCTACTTTGGCCGGGCCCGGGACGGCGCTGCAGACGTGCCAACGTTCGACGCCGAGACCGCGGAGGTGGTGGCCGGCAAGGGCATTGTGGGTGACCGGTTCTTCGGCAAGGCCGCGCACATGGACGCTGCGGTGACCCTGTTCGCCGCCGAGTCCCTGGAAACCATGGCCACGGAACTGGAAGCCGGGCCGTTTGATCCCCTGGCAACCCGGCGGAACGTGATCCTCCGCGGCGCGCACCTGACTCCGCTGCTGGGGCAGGACTTCGCGCTGGAATCCGGCGGCTCGGTGGTTGGGTTCCATGGCGGCCGCCCCGCGCACCCGTGCGCCTGGATGAACGAGGTCCTGGCACCGGGGGCCCATGCTGCGATGCGCGGCCGGGGCGGCATTCGTTGCCGGGCACTCTCCGATGGGATTCTGCACCGCGGCCCTGCGGTGCTGGTCAGCCCTGTTCCGCTGGATCCCGGGCAGGCGGGGGTTCCGTCGCTGCTGCGGCCGGGCCGGCTGCCGTAG
- a CDS encoding ferredoxin reductase family protein, giving the protein MTVSADRTGSGPPYAGWPDVSGSRIISPAAVLWLVAAGAVAATALAAISAPQPLRWNLPLLAHISGLLAGYGVTVMVALMSRAPSLERGVGADRLARWHGMGGKAIFCLILIHGFAATATWATSQRTTLWAAATDVLRMPGLIAATTGTVIFLSVGIISARSVRRKLTYETWHFLHLMTYVAIALSFSHELAGPDLAGLPLVQVAWSLLYTFSFGLILRYRVLAPLTQLLRHRLRVDHVLDEGNGVVSIILRGRHLNELNAESGQFFRWRFLTSATWQSSHPFSLSAPPHDQFLRITVKAVGDGTRLIHSVRAGTRVLAQGPYGAMTKERRQGRGALLIGGGVGITPMRALFETLPVPGQDLTLLYRASSPEEVLFRDELEHIARHRGAQLIFLTGPAADPRNAITAQSLRTMIPDLAARDVYICASPRFSAAARAALTQAGLPRRQLHQEEFIF; this is encoded by the coding sequence ATGACAGTATCAGCCGACCGCACAGGGAGCGGGCCGCCATATGCCGGTTGGCCCGACGTGAGTGGTTCGCGGATCATTTCGCCGGCTGCGGTGCTCTGGCTGGTCGCTGCCGGCGCTGTCGCGGCCACTGCCCTGGCCGCAATCAGCGCCCCTCAGCCATTGCGTTGGAACCTGCCGCTCCTGGCCCACATCTCCGGCCTGCTCGCCGGATACGGGGTCACAGTCATGGTTGCCCTCATGTCCCGCGCCCCTTCGCTGGAACGGGGCGTCGGCGCCGACCGGCTGGCCCGATGGCACGGGATGGGCGGCAAGGCCATCTTCTGCCTGATCCTGATCCACGGCTTCGCCGCGACCGCCACCTGGGCAACCAGCCAACGCACCACCCTGTGGGCGGCTGCCACCGACGTCCTCCGCATGCCCGGCCTTATCGCAGCCACTACGGGCACCGTGATCTTCCTGTCCGTCGGCATCATCTCGGCCCGGAGCGTACGCCGAAAGCTAACGTACGAAACCTGGCACTTTCTTCATCTGATGACGTATGTGGCCATCGCCTTGTCCTTTTCCCATGAACTGGCGGGGCCGGACCTCGCCGGACTACCGCTCGTTCAGGTGGCGTGGAGCCTCCTGTACACGTTCAGCTTTGGGTTGATACTGCGGTACCGGGTCCTGGCTCCGCTCACGCAGCTATTGCGCCACCGCCTTCGTGTCGATCATGTCCTCGACGAGGGAAACGGAGTGGTCAGCATCATCCTTCGCGGCCGTCACCTCAACGAACTAAACGCCGAATCCGGACAGTTTTTCCGCTGGAGGTTCCTGACCAGCGCCACCTGGCAGTCCTCCCACCCTTTCTCACTCTCCGCCCCGCCGCACGACCAGTTCCTGCGCATAACCGTCAAAGCCGTGGGTGATGGCACGAGGTTGATCCACTCAGTACGAGCCGGCACACGAGTCCTGGCGCAAGGCCCGTACGGCGCCATGACCAAAGAGCGCCGCCAGGGCCGCGGAGCACTGCTCATCGGCGGAGGGGTGGGAATCACCCCCATGCGTGCCCTCTTCGAGACACTGCCGGTACCCGGACAAGACCTGACCCTGCTATACAGGGCATCCTCCCCGGAAGAGGTGCTCTTTCGTGACGAACTCGAACACATCGCCCGGCATCGTGGAGCGCAATTGATCTTCCTGACCGGACCAGCGGCCGACCCGCGAAACGCGATCACCGCCCAGAGCCTGAGGACAATGATCCCTGACCTTGCAGCCCGCGACGTATACATCTGCGCATCCCCCCGCTTCTCCGCCGCCGCGAGAGCAGCCCTGACCCAGGCCGGGCTGCCGCGCCGGCAACTGCACCAGGAGGAATTCATCTTCTAG
- a CDS encoding SRPBCC family protein, whose protein sequence is MPKVEAVVESPLPPQTVREGLLDFSPGRPESWPGIYAPLYEVYEVGDTYADIREGSKVPGGVIWAKEHYDWSDPDTVTWTVRESNFCAPGSYVSARITPAGSGGSRIHITWNRTPTSLAGRVAAFLIVATRGAPVTGSLRMGLKRLEAKGSS, encoded by the coding sequence ATGCCGAAAGTGGAAGCGGTTGTCGAATCCCCTCTCCCGCCACAAACAGTGCGGGAAGGCCTGCTGGACTTTAGCCCAGGCCGGCCGGAGAGCTGGCCCGGCATTTATGCGCCCCTGTACGAGGTGTACGAAGTGGGGGACACCTACGCGGACATCAGGGAGGGCAGCAAAGTTCCCGGCGGAGTTATCTGGGCCAAGGAACACTACGACTGGTCAGATCCGGACACAGTGACGTGGACCGTCCGCGAAAGCAATTTCTGCGCACCGGGAAGCTACGTGAGTGCGCGGATCACGCCGGCCGGATCCGGGGGATCGCGCATCCACATCACCTGGAACCGGACCCCGACAAGCCTGGCCGGCAGGGTCGCCGCGTTCCTGATCGTCGCGACAAGGGGCGCGCCCGTGACAGGCTCCCTGCGCATGGGGTTGAAGCGGCTGGAAGCCAAGGGGTCGAGCTAG
- a CDS encoding GNAT family N-acetyltransferase: MTFIVRRARPDEYGNIGQLTLTGFGHLEPGASLPDEERLALLLDAEGRDHQGVLLVAEGTDGGLLGTASIFPHGVPYARQARAGEAELRLLAVLPAARKQGLGAALLAEGAKIAAEWGAERLVLDTGQHNLRSQRLYVRFGFEHRPERDVHREPPKVPLSVFTLDLPHRSGPAAAASRLGAATESRDNAVV, encoded by the coding sequence ATGACTTTTATTGTGCGCCGGGCACGCCCCGACGAATACGGGAACATCGGGCAACTCACGCTGACCGGATTCGGACACCTGGAACCCGGCGCTTCCCTCCCGGACGAGGAACGCCTCGCCCTGCTTCTGGACGCCGAGGGCCGCGACCACCAGGGAGTTTTGCTGGTTGCCGAGGGCACCGACGGCGGGCTCCTGGGCACTGCAAGCATCTTTCCCCACGGCGTCCCCTACGCCCGCCAGGCCCGTGCGGGTGAAGCGGAGCTGCGGCTGCTCGCCGTCCTCCCGGCAGCCCGGAAACAGGGGCTGGGTGCTGCACTCCTTGCGGAAGGCGCCAAGATTGCAGCGGAGTGGGGCGCCGAACGGTTGGTCCTGGATACCGGGCAGCACAACCTGCGTTCGCAGCGCCTTTACGTCCGGTTCGGTTTTGAACACCGGCCTGAGCGGGACGTCCACCGTGAGCCACCCAAAGTCCCGCTCTCCGTTTTCACCCTCGACCTGCCGCACCGCTCCGGCCCGGCTGCCGCGGCCTCGCGTCTAGGTGCAGCCACTGAAAGCCGGGACAACGCCGTCGTCTGA
- a CDS encoding FAD-dependent monooxygenase — protein MTEHAVVIVGGGPTGLMLAGELALAGVDVAIVERRPTQELAGARAGGLHARTLEVLDQRGIAERFIAEGQMAQVAGFAQTRLDISDFPSRHPYGLGLWQNHIERILAGWVAEQAVTFYRGEEVTGLAQDSAGVDLYLEDGRTLRADYVVGCDGGRSLVRKASDIGFPGWDPTTSALIAEVEMTGQPEFGVHQNAFGIHSFGRREYKIVDGKVVYADSGPVGVMVTEEHVGPSKEPTLADLSAALIAVCGTDYGAHNPIWISRFTDMTRQADAYRKGRILLAGDAAHVHAPDGGQGLNIGVQDAVNLGWKLAQVVKAAASESLLDTYHAERQPVAARVLRNTMAQSALRRPDPRIRAAGEVVSELLGMEEPRKRFAGMQSGLDVHYGLGEGHALLGRRMPDVDLVTPEGPRRVFSLLHDARPLLLNLGEPGAFETLPRPEAVKLVDAKYGGPWELPVLGEVPAPVAVLVRPDGYVAWVGDGSDAGLKEAFGAWFGWSAAG, from the coding sequence ATGACTGAGCATGCGGTAGTGATTGTGGGCGGGGGCCCCACGGGATTGATGCTGGCTGGGGAGCTGGCACTGGCAGGGGTTGATGTGGCCATCGTGGAGCGGCGCCCCACCCAGGAGCTTGCAGGTGCGCGGGCAGGTGGGCTGCACGCGCGGACCCTTGAAGTCCTGGATCAACGGGGCATCGCCGAACGGTTCATCGCCGAGGGGCAGATGGCCCAGGTGGCAGGATTCGCGCAGACCCGCCTGGACATCAGCGACTTTCCCTCCCGCCATCCCTACGGACTGGGGCTGTGGCAGAACCATATCGAACGCATCCTGGCAGGCTGGGTCGCGGAGCAGGCTGTGACGTTCTACCGCGGCGAGGAGGTGACCGGCCTCGCGCAGGATAGTGCCGGCGTCGACCTTTACCTTGAGGACGGCAGGACGCTGCGGGCCGACTACGTGGTGGGGTGCGACGGCGGCAGGAGCCTTGTGCGCAAGGCGTCCGATATCGGTTTTCCTGGGTGGGATCCCACCACCAGTGCGTTGATTGCCGAGGTGGAGATGACCGGGCAGCCGGAGTTCGGTGTTCATCAGAATGCTTTCGGCATCCACTCCTTCGGGCGGCGCGAGTACAAGATTGTGGACGGCAAGGTGGTTTACGCGGACAGCGGGCCGGTGGGGGTGATGGTGACCGAGGAGCACGTGGGTCCGTCGAAGGAACCCACCCTGGCCGATCTCAGCGCGGCCCTGATTGCCGTCTGCGGCACCGATTACGGGGCGCATAACCCCATCTGGATCTCGCGGTTCACGGACATGACCCGGCAGGCAGACGCCTATCGCAAGGGGCGGATTTTGCTCGCTGGCGACGCCGCCCACGTCCACGCCCCGGACGGCGGCCAGGGCCTGAACATTGGGGTGCAGGACGCCGTGAACCTGGGCTGGAAACTGGCGCAGGTGGTTAAAGCGGCAGCCTCCGAAAGCTTGCTGGATACGTACCATGCCGAGCGGCAACCGGTGGCTGCGCGGGTGCTGCGCAACACCATGGCCCAGAGCGCACTGCGCCGCCCGGACCCGCGGATCAGGGCGGCAGGGGAGGTGGTTTCCGAGCTCCTGGGCATGGAGGAGCCACGGAAGCGGTTCGCCGGAATGCAGTCCGGCCTGGACGTCCACTACGGCCTGGGCGAGGGGCACGCGCTGCTCGGACGCCGGATGCCCGACGTCGACCTTGTCACTCCCGAGGGGCCCCGGAGAGTCTTTTCGCTGCTGCACGACGCACGTCCGCTGCTGCTGAATCTCGGGGAGCCGGGGGCGTTCGAGACTCTGCCGCGGCCGGAGGCGGTGAAGCTGGTCGACGCCAAGTACGGCGGGCCCTGGGAACTGCCGGTTCTCGGGGAGGTCCCTGCTCCTGTGGCCGTTCTGGTCCGGCCCGACGGCTATGTGGCCTGGGTGGGGGACGGAAGCGACGCGGGCCTCAAAGAGGCGTTCGGGGCATGGTTCGGGTGGTCTGCTGCCGGATAG
- a CDS encoding VOC family protein, with amino-acid sequence MEMRLEVVQVPVSDVDRAKSFYTENLGFVLDHDVEHVPGMRVVQLTPPGSAASIVIGTGMTAMPPGSLEGLQLVVPDMGATRDELVRRGADISEVQDMGGVLFAHFADPDGNRWVLQGATPPDVREAHL; translated from the coding sequence ATGGAGATGCGCCTTGAGGTTGTGCAGGTACCCGTGTCCGACGTTGACCGGGCAAAGTCCTTCTATACGGAGAATCTGGGCTTCGTGCTGGACCACGATGTGGAGCACGTTCCCGGGATGAGGGTGGTCCAGCTGACGCCGCCGGGTTCGGCTGCTTCGATCGTTATTGGTACTGGAATGACGGCCATGCCGCCGGGCAGCCTGGAGGGGCTGCAGCTGGTGGTGCCTGACATGGGCGCTACCCGCGACGAACTCGTGCGCCGGGGTGCGGACATCAGCGAGGTCCAGGACATGGGCGGCGTGCTGTTTGCCCACTTCGCCGATCCGGACGGCAACCGCTGGGTCCTCCAGGGCGCCACGCCGCCGGACGTCAGGGAGGCGCACCTATAG
- a CDS encoding flavin reductase family protein, translating into MTEHFDLTPHRLRHVLGHFASGLTVITAATDNGPAGFTCQSFSSLSLDPALVTFSPARSSSTWPQLRKAGRFTVNILPAEHQHLAAQFARSGTDKFAGVDYSASPLGNPVLGQALAWVDCELHEEYDGGDHTIVVGAVRALGAREGAEPLLFFKGTYFEGVEPRARRLEEAA; encoded by the coding sequence ATGACGGAACACTTTGATCTCACCCCGCACCGCCTGCGCCACGTCCTGGGCCACTTTGCCTCCGGGCTGACCGTCATTACCGCAGCTACGGACAACGGCCCCGCCGGCTTCACCTGCCAGTCCTTCTCTTCCCTCTCGCTGGACCCCGCCCTGGTCACCTTCAGCCCGGCCCGCAGCTCCAGCACCTGGCCGCAGCTGCGCAAGGCGGGCCGCTTTACCGTGAACATCCTGCCCGCGGAGCACCAGCACCTGGCAGCCCAGTTTGCCCGCTCCGGCACCGACAAGTTCGCCGGCGTGGACTATTCTGCTTCGCCGCTGGGCAACCCGGTACTGGGCCAAGCGCTCGCCTGGGTGGACTGCGAGCTGCATGAAGAGTATGACGGCGGCGACCACACCATCGTGGTGGGTGCTGTCCGTGCCCTGGGGGCACGGGAAGGCGCCGAGCCGCTTCTCTTCTTCAAGGGCACCTACTTCGAAGGAGTGGAACCCCGCGCCCGCCGGCTGGAGGAGGCCGCATGA
- a CDS encoding rhodanese-like domain-containing protein, producing MSEQNTQDAQLISADQAARLIEEGVLLIDVRSEAGRASTGSIPGAVVVDRENVAQDFGPDLDSRLPQVTGTDQKIVVFCGSVNGSGPVAQKLKVLGYSQAVHVDGGFLALRDAGVTTTGPVVQAAV from the coding sequence ATGAGCGAACAGAACACCCAGGATGCCCAGCTGATCAGCGCTGACCAGGCCGCCCGGCTGATTGAGGAGGGCGTCCTCCTGATCGATGTCCGCAGCGAAGCCGGCCGGGCCAGCACCGGAAGCATCCCGGGCGCGGTAGTAGTTGACCGCGAAAACGTGGCACAGGACTTCGGCCCGGACTTGGACTCCCGGCTTCCCCAGGTAACTGGCACCGACCAGAAAATCGTGGTGTTCTGCGGCTCCGTGAATGGCTCCGGCCCGGTGGCGCAGAAGCTCAAGGTGCTCGGATACTCGCAGGCCGTGCATGTCGACGGCGGCTTCCTGGCCCTGCGCGACGCCGGCGTCACCACCACAGGCCCCGTCGTCCAAGCAGCTGTCTAA